Genomic window (Synechococcus sp. LA31):
GTGGCAAACGCTCAAAGGGGCGTTTAGCTGGTTACACCGCCAGCAAATTTGCGCTGATGGGGCTCTGCCAAACCATGCGCAACGAAGGCTGGGCGCAGGGCATCCGCGTTACAGCCATCTGCCCCAGCTGGGTGAACACCGACATGGCCGCCGCCGTGAACGCCATGCCTCTTGAAGCGATGAGCCAACCAGGCGACATCGCTTCGCTCACCGCGCAGCTGCTGGAGCTCCCCAACAGCTGCGTGCCGTTTGAGCTGGCGCTGAGCTGCAACCTCGAGGCCTAGCTGCGCACCTCTTTGGCGTCTTTGATCACGGCCTCGGGAATGGTGACGCCGATGGCTTTGGCCGTAGCCAGGTTCACCAGCAAGTCAGTTTTGGTGAGCGGTTCAAAGGGCATGGTTGCCGGTGATTCGCCCTTCAGAACCCGCACCGCCAGTTGACCAGCGGCGTAGCCATCGTCGTAATACGACCAACCAATCGTGGCCAGACAACCCGGCAGATCGATATCAGAGGCATCCACGGAATACACCGGGATTTTGTTCTCCAAGCCAACCCGGGCAATCGAGCCAAAGCCCTGGATCGTGGCGTAATCACCGATTTTCACAAAGGCCTCGACCTTCTTAGCCGCCAGCACCTGGGCCGCCTGGAGCACCTCGCCGGAATTGGCCACCGACTGCTCCTCCACCGTGATGTTGCGCTTGGCTGCTTCCTCCTTGAGGATCTTGGCCTCATAGGAGGCATTGGGTTCGCCGGGGTTGAAGATCAAGCCCACCGTTTTGAGCTGTGGATTAACTTGCCTGGCCAAATCCAGCTCTTGGCCCACCGGATTGGTGCCGATGGTGCCCACCACATTGGGGCGATGTTGGCCAACGCCACCGGGCGGGGTACCGGCACCGGCTCCCCAGGGGTTGGAGCAGTAGCAGAAGATCACAGGGGTGGTTTCTGGCACCTCCCGCATCGCGGCCTGCAGGGGCGGCGTACCCACCGCAAGGATCATGTCGGCTTTCTCACCCACAAACTGCTTCATCACCAAGTTGGTGTTGGGCAGTTCACCGGCAGCATCCTTTTGGATGTAATTCACCGATTGACCGGAGACATAACCAGCCTCAGCCAGCGCCGCCTCAAAGCCCTTACGGGTTTCGTTCGGCGGCGGGGCATCCACCATTTGCAACATGCCGATGGTGGGGCCATCCACTTTGGCCGTTCCACCAAACTTGCCACATGCCGATAAGGCCACGGTGCTCACGACACCTCCGCCCATCAGGGTGAGAAATTCACGTCGCTGAAGGGCCATGCGTCAAGGGCTTGTGGCCCGCAACTTAGGCCGTGCCATACATGGCGCGCAAGGAATTGGGGTTGAGCTCAGCGCGTTCGGCTGCATTCCAGTCGCCGATCAAGCGACCTTGGTGCAACATCACCAGGCGATCACCATGGCCAAGAGCTTGCTCAAGGCTATGGGTGACCATCAAAGCGGTGGTGCCCAATTGACGGATCAAACGCTCTGTCAGCGCCATCACCGTGGCTTCCGCCCTGGGATCAAGCGCTGCGGTGTGTTCATCGAGCAGCAGTAGATCCGGAGAGCTCAGCGTGGCCATCACCAAACTGAGGGTTTGGCGCTGCCCGCCCGAGAGCTGCCCCACCGGCTCATCCAAGCGATCGGCCAGCGGCAAGCCGAGATCCGCGAG
Coding sequences:
- a CDS encoding ABC transporter substrate-binding protein — encoded protein: MALQRREFLTLMGGGVVSTVALSACGKFGGTAKVDGPTIGMLQMVDAPPPNETRKGFEAALAEAGYVSGQSVNYIQKDAAGELPNTNLVMKQFVGEKADMILAVGTPPLQAAMREVPETTPVIFCYCSNPWGAGAGTPPGGVGQHRPNVVGTIGTNPVGQELDLARQVNPQLKTVGLIFNPGEPNASYEAKILKEEAAKRNITVEEQSVANSGEVLQAAQVLAAKKVEAFVKIGDYATIQGFGSIARVGLENKIPVYSVDASDIDLPGCLATIGWSYYDDGYAAGQLAVRVLKGESPATMPFEPLTKTDLLVNLATAKAIGVTIPEAVIKDAKEVRS